The genomic segment CGCGGGCGTCGGCTCCTTCAACCGCTACACCAAGGCGATCTACAACAACGATCCCAGCGTGCAGGCGGGCCTCGGCTTTCGCCGCAATCTCGTCGGTCCCTTCTACCTGCGCGGCGACCTCGGTTGGACGGGCGCCTTCCTGAAGGACCGCGACCCCGACTCCCCCTTCGCCGAGCGCAGCTTGACGCATCACCTCGATGCCGCGCTCACCTTCTCGGTGCTCTTCGACAACTGAGCCGCAAACGCCCGCGGGAGGGTCGTCGACCCTCCCGCGGGCGTCGAGCAGCGCTGCCGGCGGCGACTAGTGGCCGCCCTCCTGGCCATGGGCGCCCTGCGGGCTGGCGGCCGCAACCAGGTCCTTCAGCTCCTTGCTCACCTTGAAGATGGGGACGTTGCGCTCGGGCACAGGCACGGGGTCGCCCGTGCGTGGATTGCGGGCCATGCGCGACTTTCGCCGCTTCACCTTGAAGGTGCCGAAGCCACGGATCTCCAAGTGCTTGCCGGCGGCGAGGGCGTCGGAGATGGCCTGGAGGAATTGGTCCACGGAATCGGCCACGTCCTTCTTGGTGAGGCCGGTTTTCTGGACGATCTCCTCGACGATCTGGGCCTTGGTCATCGGGCGTCTCCTTCTCCTGGGGGCGGCAAGCTTTAACTCATTGACCACAGCCACATTAGAACAGCCGGTGGCGGGCTGTCAAGGGCGCCCCGGCCCCCGGCGCCCGCCGCCGGCGGGCGCTCCCTTTGCGGCCCGCCCCTCGCAGTTCGCACGGTCGCCCGGGCCGACGCCTCCAGCCGCCGGCCGCGGGGCTCCAGCCGCAACCTGCTGTCAGGTACCGTTTTCCCGCCCTGCACCGGGCATGCGATGGGCTGGTACATGCCTTGCTGCCCGGGCCCTCGGCTGCGGGGGACAACCTGACCTGCTTCCATTGACACGACCTCCCGTTTCCTCGCAGCCCTTTTCCCTTTTCCGCCTCAGCGCGCCCATCATGGAAGGATGCAAAGGAGTGGCAACGATGCACAGGATCCCGATGCTGCTGGCCGCGGTGGCGCTTCTCGCTCTGACGGCGAATGGCTGCAGCGACAGCGCCTCCACCTCCAGCGCCCCCGACGAGGACCTGACTCCGCCCACCGCGCCGGTCAACTTGAGCATCAGCGTCAAGGACGACCAGGTGACGGTGGCCTGGCGTGAGAACAGTGAGCTCGATCTCGCGGGCTACCGCGTCTACCGCACCGTCAACGAGCAGGACATGGCCCTGGCCGACACCAGCGACCACGCCCGCTTCGTGGACACCATCGAGCAGAGCGGCCTCTTCAATCTCGCCTACCGCATCAGCGCGCTGGACGAGAGCGGGAACGAGAGCGCGCTGTCGATCGCGGTGGAAGTGACTGTGGACACGGGTGAGCCGATCATCGCCTCGGGTCTGGACGACTAATCGATCGTCCTGCGCGCGGTCGGTCCGCCGGCCGCTCAGCGACCCCGCCCCTCGCCGGGCGGGGTTTCGCTTTCCGGGTGCAGGCGGAGTTCCGCGGCCACACGGGCCCGGTAGCGGGCCTGCAGCGCGCGCGTCACCGGTCCCGCCGCCGCGGGCAGAGGCTGGCCGTCCACGCTGGCGATCGGCAGGATCTCGATCGTGCTCGCCGTCAAGAAGGCTTCGCGGGCCGACAGCAGGGCGCTGGGCGGCAAGCTGTCCTCCCGGACCGCATAGTCGGCCTCGCGCGCGAGCGCCAGCACGAGGCCGCGGGTGATGCCCGCGAGGATGCCGCTCGCAAGCGCCGGCGTGCGCAACACGCCGGCAGCGTCGACGAGGAACAGGTTCGCCAGCGAGGCCTCCCCCAGCTCTCCTTGGTGATTCAGCATGATCACTTCGTAGCTCGCCGGGTCGCGCATCTCGAAACGAGCGAGCAGGGTGTTGAGCAGGTTGCCGCTCTTGATCGCCGGATCGAGCGCCCCGGGTAGGTTGCGCGGGCGCTGGGCGATCTCGACGGGAACGCCCAGCGCGTAGGCTGCGTCCGGCAGTGGACGCAGCGGCTCGGCGGTCATCACCAGTCGGGGCGGGCCGAGAGCTTCCGGGCGCGCCCGCAGATCGCCGGCGCCGCGCGTGATCGTGATGCGCACGCGACCGGCGTCGATGCGGTTGGCGGCCAGGAGGCGCGCGAGGCGGGCGGCCAGCTCGGCGGGCGGCCAGGGCAGCCGGAGATAGATCGCCGCGGCCGAACGGGCGAGGCGCTCGAGGTGGGCCGGTAGCTGGAAGGGGCGGCCGCCGTAGGCGCGCAGCGTCTCGTAGACGGCGTCGCCGTAGAGGAAGCCGCGATCGCTGACCGGTACGCAGGCCTCGGCGGCCGGTACGAGCCGGTCGTCGATCAGCACGAAGTCCGCGGCGGACACGGCGGGCCCTCGCTGGCGGGGATGGCGACGGAGACGCGATCAGGCGGGCTTGACTTCGACGGCCAGGGGGCCCTTGGGGCCTTCCTGAACCTCGAACTCCACGGCCTGGCCCTCGCTCAGCGAGCGGAAGCCATCGCCCTGGATCTGCGAGAAGTGCACGAAGACGTCGCCACCGCCGTCACGGGTGATGAAGCCGTAACCCTTGGCGCCGTCGAACCACTTCACCTTCCCGGTAACACGCAATGCAGACTCCCTTGCAGACGTTGCCGCCCTCCCCGCCCGCAAAGGAAAAGGCGGCCGGCTCAGGCTACAAGCTGGTAATAACATGCAGCAAGTTGCGGCGTCAAGGCAGCCTCGAACTGCCTCCGGCTTCCGCGTGGCGCCCCAGACGACCGCCTGCCTGCCTGGCACGCCATTTGACCCTGTGAGCTGGAATGAGCACCGAACTCGTCGAAAAACCGATGCCCCACGTCCAGTTGGGCGAGAATTACACGATGAAGCGCCCCCTGGCGACGGGCGGCGCCGCGCGCATCTTCCTGGCGCGCCAGAACTCCCTCGATCGCGACGTGGTCGTCAAGGTGCTGCGCCGACAGCTCTCCGCGCAGGAGGAGTTCCGGCGCCGCTTCGCCGAGGAGGCGCGTCTGCTCGCGCGGCTCGAGCACCCGAACATCGTGCAGGTGATCGACTTCGGCGAGCAGGACAGCTACTACTACTTCGTGATGGAGTACGTGCGCGGCGGCTCGCTGCGCGACCTGCTCGAGCGCGCCGAGAGCCTGCCCCTGGACGTCGCGCTCTCGATCGCCTACTTCACGGCGCGCGGTCTGGCCTACGTGCACGACCACCACGTCCTGCACCTGGACATCAAGCCGGCGAACATCCTGCTCAATCGCGAAGGCGCCGTGAAGGTGGCCGACTTCGGCCTCGCGCGGCTCGTCGACACCCAGCGCAGCAAGGGCAAGAGCGCCCACCCGGCGGGCACGCCGCTCTACATGTCGCCCGAGCAGGTGCAGGGCTCGCCGCTGGACGCGCGCAGCGACCTCTTCTCTTTCGGCATCGTGCTCTACCAGCTGCTCACCTCGCGCACGCCCTTCGCCGGCAACAGCAGCGACGAGGTCTTCCGCGAGATCCTCAACTGCCGCGTCGATCCGCCCTCGCGGCTGCGCGAGGACGTGCCCGTCTTCGTCGACAACCTGGTGATGACCTGCCTGCAGCGGGACCGCTCGCTGCGCTTCTCCCACGGCAACGCCCTGATCGCCGACCTGCACACGGTGCTGGAGAAGCTGGGCATCCACCACCCCGACGAGCGGGTCCAGCAGTACCTGAGCGACCCCAACCACTACCGGGTCGTCCTCAAGAAGGCCACGCTCGACGCCACGCGGCCACCCCTGCGCGCGCGCCTCAAGGCGCGCCTGCGCAAGCCGGTGACCGCCGTCGTGATGGGCGCCGGCCTGCTCGGGCTCGAGGCGCTGCTCCTCATGCAGATGCCCGTCCTCGGCGCGCAGGCCCAGCAGCTCTGGCAGCGCCTGCTCTCCCTCTTCGTGCCCGGCCGCTGAGGCGCCTAGCAGCCGGTCGCCCGGCCGGCGCGGATCGTCTCCAGGATGCGCAGGTAGCTCTCGTAACGGCGGAGATCGACCGCCCGCTCCTCGACCGCCGCGCGCAGGCGGCAGTCCGGCTCGTGGGAATGGCTGCAGTCCGGATAGCGGCAGCCGTCCAGGTAGGCCCGGAACTCCGGGAAGCAGGCCGCGAGCTCCAGCGGCGCGAGGCCCCAGAGGCCGAACTCGCGGACGCCGGGGCTGTCGGCCACCCAGCCGCCCTGCGCCAGCGGATGCAGCGCCGTGGCCGTGGTCGCGTGCCGGCCCTTGCCCGTGGCGGCGCTGATCTCCCGGACGCTGAGCTCCAGGCCCGGCTCGATGCGCCCGAGCAGACTGCTCTTGCCAACGCCGGAGGGGCCGAGGAAGAGGCTGACCCGCCCGCGCATCGCCTCGGCGAGGCGCTCGCAGCCTTCGCCGCTCTCGGCGCTGGTCATCAGCACTCCGTACCCGGCGCTCCGGTAGGGCAGCACCATCGCCAGGCGCTCGGCCAGGCCGCTGAGATCGCACTTGTTCAGGACGAGCACGCCCTCCAGGCCCTGGTGCGCGAGGGCGACGAGGAAGCGGTCCACCAGGCGCGCATTGAAGGCCGGCGCGGTAGCCGCCATGACGACGAAGACCCGATCCAGGTTCGCCATCAGGACCTGCTCCCGGCGCGCCCCAGCCGCCTCGGCGCGCGAGAGCTGACTCAGGCGGGGCAGCAGCTCCTCGATCACCCCCTCGCGCTCCGGGTGCGGCAGGCTGCCCGTCAGGCGCACGAGCACGCGGTCGCCGACGACGACGTTCCGCACCTGCCGCAGGCGCTGCTTGCGGATGCGGCCGCGCAGGCTGCAGGGCACGCGGTGCTCGCCGACGTCCACCAGGAAGCGCCCGCTCTCGGCCCGCAGGACGCGGCCCTCCAGGCGCTCCTCCTCCGGGCCGCGAGGGTCGAGCTTCACCATGCGCCGATCCTAGCAGAGCGCCGCAGGGGCGGAAAGTCCACCGGCCCCTCTTGTTAGCCGCCGCCCGATTTGCTAGCGTGTGCAGGGGTTCTCGGTCCCCACATCTGCATTGTCTTGCACGAGGTTGGCGATGCCGGAGTCCAGGGCCAAGGCGGCGCGCGGCCGCGTCGAGGAAGGTGGCGAGTCGATGAATCATCAGGAGCTGATCACGCTCTTCAGCGAGGAGCTCTTCATCGCAGATCTCAAGGCGCGCGATCGCGATGGCGCGCTGCAGGAGATGGTGGACCACGCCGCCAAGGCCGGCATCATTCGCGATCGCGACGTCATCCTCGGCATGCTCAAGAACCGCGAGAGCCTGGGCAGCACGGGACTGGGCCTGGGCGTCGCCTTCCCGCACGGCCGCTCGCTGGCCATCCCCTCGCTGATGGCGCTGTTCGCGCGCTCGCCCAAGGGCGTCGACTACGGCGCCATCGACGGCAAGCCCGTGCAGCTCTTCTTCATGTTCATTGCGCCGCCGGTCGAGAAGGAGAACCGCTACCTGCCTGCGCTCGGTCAGGTGGTCGAGATGATCCGCGACGAGCAGACCCGCCAGCGCTTGCTCGAGATCAAGAGCTTCCCGGAGTTCCGCTCGCTCATTCTGGGAGAGGACTAGTGCCCAGCCTCAACGAACAGCTCCTGCTCCTGGTCGCGCTCCAGGACCTCGACACGATGATCCGCGAAGCCGAGGACAAGGTGCACGCGGACAAGCTCCAGGCGATGGGCTTCCCGCTCGAAGGCGTCGATGATCTGCGGCGCGCCCGCAAGGAGCTGGCCGAGAGCATCGAGCGGCCGCTGCTGACCCGCTACGAGCGCATCCTCGGCCGCCTGGGGCGGGCCGTCGTCCCCATCACCGGCGACGTCTGCCTGGGTTGTTTCGCAATCATCCCAACGAGTTACACGTCCGCCGAGAACCGCGACCGCATCCTCCAGTGCGAGAACTGCGGCCGGATCTTCTACTGGCCGCGGGGCACTTGACACCCTACGGGGCTTCTGGTAGCGTATAGCTTTCTCTCACCCTCCTGCGGGGGCCTCAGCATTCGCCGAGCTCCTGCAGGTTTTTATTTGGGGCCAACCCGCTCAGTCGCCCGCGCCCCAGTCGCTGGGCGGCGCGATGAGGGCCGCGCGCAGCAGCGTCCCCGCCGCCAGTTCTCCCGTTCCCGCCGGCAGGATCAGGAAGGCGTTCGCCGCCGCGAGGCTGCTCAGCACGTGGCTCCCGTGCGGCGGGATCGGCTCGGCCCGCCAGCCCGCCTCCGTCCAGCGCAGCGCGGCGCGCAGGAAGACCTGCCGGTCGGGCCGGCCGCGTGCCGGCGATTGCAGGCGAGCGCTCACCGTCGCCGGCTCCGGCGCCGGATCTCCGGCCAGCCGTCGCAGTGCCGGCAGGACGTAGTACCAGAGGGTCATGAAGGCGGAGACCGGATTGCCCGGCAGCCCGAAGACGGGCCGCCCGCGCCAGAGGAGGAAGGCGAGCGGCTTGCCCGGCTGCTGCCGCACCCGGTGGAAGACCCACTCGGCGCCGAGTTCGACGAGCAGGCGCCCGACGGCGTCGTGCCGGCCCATCGAGACACCGCCGGTGGTGACGAGCAGCTCGCTGGTGTCCAGGGCCGCCGCGAGCAGCGCGCGCAGGCGCCCGGGATCGTCCGGCGCGATGCCCAGGTCGCGGGCGGGGAAGCCGCTCTCGGCGAGCAGCGCCAGCGCGGCCGGCCCGTTGCTATTGCGGATCCGGCCGGGACCGGGCCGCTCCCCGAGCGGCGCCAGTTCGTCGCCGGTCGCCAGCACGCCGACGCGCGGCAGGCGCCAGACCGGTGCGCGCGCAAAGCCCTGGGCGGCGAGTAGGGCGACAGCCGCCGGGCCCAGCCGCGTGCCCGCGGCGAGCAGGGGCGCTCCGGCGCGCAGGTCCTCGCCGGCAGGGCGCAGGTTGCTGCCTGTCGCCTCGAGATCGGCCAGGAAGCGCACTCCCACCGGGGTCTCCTCGGTCCGCTCGACGGGGATCACGCCCCCGCAGCCGGGCGGGACCGCCGCCCCGGTCATGATGCGCAGCGCACTCCCCGGCGGCCAGGCGAGATCGGGATCGCCGCCCGCCGCGATCTCCCCCGCCAGGGGCAGCAGGCGCGGCGCCGCCGCGCTCGCCCCCGCGACATCGACAGCGCGCACGGCGTAGCCGTCCATGGCGCTGCTGGTGAAGGCGGGCAGGTCCTCGCGGGCGAGCAGATCGGCCGCCAGCCGCCGCCCCAGCGCCCGGGCCAGGGACAGGCGCTGGACGCGCGGCGCGGGCAGCGCCGCCGTCACCAGCGCCTTCGCCTCCGCCACGCCGATGTCCCGCGGCGCCGTCATGCCGCCCGCCAGTCGCCGCTCGCGCCGCCCGACTTCTCGAGCAGGCGGATCGGCCCGATCACGATGCCCTTCTCGACGGCCTTGAGCATGTCGTAGGCGGTCAGGGCCGCCACGCTGGCCGCGGTGAGCGCCTCCATCTCGACGCCCGTGCGGCCGCGGCAGCGGGCGCGCGCCCGGATGACGAGCACGCGCGTCTCGGCCTCGAGGCTGAAGTCGACCGCCACCGTGTCCAGGCCCAGCGGATGGCAGAGCGGGATCAACTCGGCCGTCCGCTTGGCGGCCGCGATGCCGGCGATGCGCGCCACGGCGAGCACGTCGCCCTTGGCCGCCCGGTTCTCGACGAGGGCGCTCCAGGCCGCCGGCCCCAGGCTGAGCCGCGCCTCGGCGAGCGCTTGCCGCTGCGTGGCCGGCTTGTCGCCGACGTCCACCATGCGCGCCTCGCCGCCCGGGCCCGTGTGCGAAAGTTCTCCCATACTGCCGTCTCCACCGTGAATCGGTACGCGGGATGCAATCCCCCCCCCGGCGGCTGCGGGCGCCCCGAGCGGGGGGCCCCGCCGGCGCCACCGGAAGGACGCAGAGGGTAGCACGCGCCGCGACGGGAAGCGATGCCTCCGCCGCCGGCGCCGACCACGGACGGCAGGATGGACGCGGGCAAGGGCTTGTTGCCGATCCTCGAACGGAACGCAGAGGCGATCCAGGAGGCCGTGGCGCGCCGTTTCCGCAATTCCGGACGCTGCGCCTTCGACCAGTTCGATTTCGAGGGCCTGCGCACCCTCGCCTGGCGCCACATCGACCCCATCCTGCAGTCGCTGCGCTACGAGGACGACTTCCTCTTCACCTTCTTCCTCGACTATGCCAGCGAGCGCAACGCCGAGCAGGGCCTGCCGATCGAGGACAGCCTGCTCACCCTGAACATGGTCAGCGAATCGCTCTGGGAGCTGACCGTGGCCGAAAGTCCGCCCGCCGAGCTGGCGGACAACCTGTCGCGGCTGGTCTCCATCCTCGGCAAGGGCAAGGACGGCATCGCTGCCAACT from the bacterium genome contains:
- the rsgA gene encoding ribosome small subunit-dependent GTPase A; the protein is MVKLDPRGPEEERLEGRVLRAESGRFLVDVGEHRVPCSLRGRIRKQRLRQVRNVVVGDRVLVRLTGSLPHPEREGVIEELLPRLSQLSRAEAAGARREQVLMANLDRVFVVMAATAPAFNARLVDRFLVALAHQGLEGVLVLNKCDLSGLAERLAMVLPYRSAGYGVLMTSAESGEGCERLAEAMRGRVSLFLGPSGVGKSSLLGRIEPGLELSVREISAATGKGRHATTATALHPLAQGGWVADSPGVREFGLWGLAPLELAACFPEFRAYLDGCRYPDCSHSHEPDCRLRAAVEERAVDLRRYESYLRILETIRAGRATGC
- a CDS encoding cold shock domain-containing protein, giving the protein MLLPACSLSRPPFPLRAGRAATSARESALRVTGKVKWFDGAKGYGFITRDGGGDVFVHFSQIQGDGFRSLSEGQAVEFEVQEGPKGPLAVEVKPA
- a CDS encoding PTS sugar transporter subunit IIA; protein product: MPESRAKAARGRVEEGGESMNHQELITLFSEELFIADLKARDRDGALQEMVDHAAKAGIIRDRDVILGMLKNRESLGSTGLGLGVAFPHGRSLAIPSLMALFARSPKGVDYGAIDGKPVQLFFMFIAPPVEKENRYLPALGQVVEMIRDEQTRQRLLEIKSFPEFRSLILGED
- a CDS encoding serine/threonine protein kinase — its product is MSTELVEKPMPHVQLGENYTMKRPLATGGAARIFLARQNSLDRDVVVKVLRRQLSAQEEFRRRFAEEARLLARLEHPNIVQVIDFGEQDSYYYFVMEYVRGGSLRDLLERAESLPLDVALSIAYFTARGLAYVHDHHVLHLDIKPANILLNREGAVKVADFGLARLVDTQRSKGKSAHPAGTPLYMSPEQVQGSPLDARSDLFSFGIVLYQLLTSRTPFAGNSSDEVFREILNCRVDPPSRLREDVPVFVDNLVMTCLQRDRSLRFSHGNALIADLHTVLEKLGIHHPDERVQQYLSDPNHYRVVLKKATLDATRPPLRARLKARLRKPVTAVVMGAGLLGLEALLLMQMPVLGAQAQQLWQRLLSLFVPGR
- the moaC gene encoding cyclic pyranopterin monophosphate synthase MoaC; the protein is MGELSHTGPGGEARMVDVGDKPATQRQALAEARLSLGPAAWSALVENRAAKGDVLAVARIAGIAAAKRTAELIPLCHPLGLDTVAVDFSLEAETRVLVIRARARCRGRTGVEMEALTAASVAALTAYDMLKAVEKGIVIGPIRLLEKSGGASGDWRAA
- a CDS encoding molybdopterin molybdotransferase MoeA encodes the protein MTAPRDIGVAEAKALVTAALPAPRVQRLSLARALGRRLAADLLAREDLPAFTSSAMDGYAVRAVDVAGASAAAPRLLPLAGEIAAGGDPDLAWPPGSALRIMTGAAVPPGCGGVIPVERTEETPVGVRFLADLEATGSNLRPAGEDLRAGAPLLAAGTRLGPAAVALLAAQGFARAPVWRLPRVGVLATGDELAPLGERPGPGRIRNSNGPAALALLAESGFPARDLGIAPDDPGRLRALLAAALDTSELLVTTGGVSMGRHDAVGRLLVELGAEWVFHRVRQQPGKPLAFLLWRGRPVFGLPGNPVSAFMTLWYYVLPALRRLAGDPAPEPATVSARLQSPARGRPDRQVFLRAALRWTEAGWRAEPIPPHGSHVLSSLAAANAFLILPAGTGELAAGTLLRAALIAPPSDWGAGD
- a CDS encoding integration host factor subunit beta encodes the protein MTKAQIVEEIVQKTGLTKKDVADSVDQFLQAISDALAAGKHLEIRGFGTFKVKRRKSRMARNPRTGDPVPVPERNVPIFKVSKELKDLVAAASPQGAHGQEGGH
- a CDS encoding branched-chain amino acid aminotransferase; its protein translation is MSAADFVLIDDRLVPAAEACVPVSDRGFLYGDAVYETLRAYGGRPFQLPAHLERLARSAAAIYLRLPWPPAELAARLARLLAANRIDAGRVRITITRGAGDLRARPEALGPPRLVMTAEPLRPLPDAAYALGVPVEIAQRPRNLPGALDPAIKSGNLLNTLLARFEMRDPASYEVIMLNHQGELGEASLANLFLVDAAGVLRTPALASGILAGITRGLVLALAREADYAVREDSLPPSALLSAREAFLTASTIEILPIASVDGQPLPAAAGPVTRALQARYRARVAAELRLHPESETPPGEGRGR